Proteins co-encoded in one Microbacterium hydrocarbonoxydans genomic window:
- a CDS encoding YrdB family protein gives MSQDPASVPGVDRPSFTALDIVRSIVLVIAVGTLALWGFATWPLPWNVILGIGAPVVTILVWALFLSPRPVLRLHPFLRAVVELLIYVGVTIAWWLMDQPLIGIAFAVVAVGAGVVSGRSRIA, from the coding sequence ATGAGCCAGGATCCTGCTTCCGTTCCCGGTGTCGACCGGCCCTCTTTCACTGCCCTCGACATCGTCCGCTCGATCGTCCTGGTGATCGCCGTCGGCACACTCGCACTGTGGGGGTTCGCCACCTGGCCGCTGCCGTGGAACGTGATCCTCGGAATCGGCGCTCCCGTCGTCACGATCCTCGTGTGGGCGCTCTTCCTCTCGCCCCGCCCGGTGCTGCGCCTGCACCCGTTCCTGCGAGCCGTCGTCGAACTCCTCATCTACGTGGGCGTGACGATCGCCTGGTGGCTCATGGACCAGCCGCTCATCGGCATCGCGTTCGCCGTGGTGGCCGTCGGCGCCGGCGTCGTCAGCGGACGCAGCCGCATCGCATGA
- a CDS encoding FAD-linked oxidase C-terminal domain-containing protein, with translation MSALDLLRSAIGDRVETDPEALEIARADRSGHAAPGRPLAIVHAESVEDVQAVMRIATQTTTPVVVRGAGTGLAGAANGGAGEIVLSMLRMTAIHEIRADDLLAVVEPGIINADLNTVLAEHGLWWAPDPASRDISTVGGNIATGAGGLLCAKYGVVRDAVLGLDLVLADGRLLHVGHRSVKGVTGLDLTSLVIGSEGTLGVVVSATLKLRRLVEGTTCTVTATFPDVRSAAAASSAVTASGTQPAIMELMDAASLAAVATLLELPAPASSSAQLTIQTDGPAAIAEAAQIAAILTAHHGVTQVSHDRAEGERMLAIRRSMHPAMQKLGTTLIEDVSVPRSAMPAMFDEIARIEKEFSITIPTVAHAGDGNLHPNFIFEGEEPPAVIWAAADELFRAAIALGGTLTGEHGIGTLKSRWLADEIGTDQWELQRQITRVFDPLGILNPGKVFAPDA, from the coding sequence ATGAGCGCGCTCGATCTGCTCCGCTCCGCCATCGGAGATCGCGTCGAGACCGACCCCGAGGCTCTCGAGATCGCCCGGGCCGACCGATCCGGGCACGCCGCCCCCGGTCGCCCTCTCGCGATCGTGCATGCGGAGTCCGTCGAAGACGTACAGGCCGTGATGCGCATCGCGACGCAGACGACGACCCCGGTGGTGGTCCGAGGCGCCGGCACCGGTCTCGCCGGCGCAGCGAACGGCGGGGCAGGCGAGATCGTGCTCTCGATGCTCCGGATGACGGCTATCCATGAGATCCGGGCCGACGACCTGCTGGCCGTCGTCGAACCGGGGATCATCAACGCCGACCTCAACACCGTGCTGGCCGAGCACGGCCTGTGGTGGGCCCCTGATCCCGCGAGCCGCGACATCTCGACGGTCGGCGGCAACATCGCCACCGGCGCCGGAGGACTCCTCTGCGCGAAGTACGGCGTTGTTCGCGACGCTGTGCTCGGGCTCGACCTCGTGCTCGCGGACGGGCGGCTTCTGCACGTCGGGCACCGCAGCGTCAAGGGCGTCACAGGGCTCGACCTGACCTCCCTGGTGATCGGCTCGGAGGGTACGCTGGGCGTCGTCGTTTCGGCGACGCTCAAACTTCGTCGACTCGTCGAAGGAACCACCTGCACGGTGACGGCGACCTTCCCCGACGTGCGCTCCGCTGCGGCCGCCTCATCGGCCGTCACCGCGTCGGGCACCCAGCCGGCGATCATGGAGCTCATGGATGCCGCAAGCCTGGCGGCCGTGGCGACGCTTCTCGAACTGCCCGCTCCTGCGTCGAGCAGCGCACAGCTGACGATCCAGACCGACGGGCCCGCCGCGATCGCCGAGGCCGCGCAGATCGCAGCGATCCTGACGGCGCACCACGGCGTCACCCAGGTGTCCCATGATCGCGCCGAGGGCGAGCGCATGCTCGCGATCCGCCGCTCCATGCACCCGGCGATGCAGAAACTGGGAACGACTCTGATCGAAGACGTGTCCGTGCCCCGCAGCGCCATGCCGGCGATGTTCGACGAGATCGCACGGATCGAGAAGGAGTTCTCGATCACGATCCCGACCGTCGCGCATGCCGGCGACGGGAATCTGCATCCGAACTTCATCTTCGAGGGCGAGGAGCCTCCGGCGGTCATCTGGGCGGCGGCCGACGAGCTCTTCCGGGCCGCGATCGCTCTCGGTGGCACACTCACCGGCGAGCACGGGATCGGCACGCTCAAGAGCCGCTGGTTGGCCGACGAGATCGGCACTGATCAGTGGGAGCTGCAGCGACAGATCACACGGGTGTTCGATCCGCTCGGCATCCTGAACCCCGGAAAAGTCTTCGCTCCCGATGCCTGA